ATTTCTGAGAGGATTTCTGGGGCTACATAGGTTGGCGTTCCACAGACTGTGAAGATTGGCTCCTTCACTTCCATTGCTAACCCAAAGTCTGCCAGCTTCAGGGAGATGGAACCATCCTTGTTTCTGTGAACCTACATAAAACCAAGTGTATCTTTATGATTTAATTGacattcattttcataaatgatCTTGAACTTACATACCAGTCATCTTTAACCTTGACCTTGTAAATAACCATGTAAGAAgtctttataatatataattccaatggtttaaagaaaaaacctaaaaaaaaaaaaaatgttatgtgcCCCTTGGCACAAACAATGCCTGAATCTGTTAGTTCATATTAATTCTGTCTTTCAgaattgaaacaaaataattttcagatatcAAAATTGCATTcagaaaaagaattaaataacaGGGATATAAATCAATTCATTGTGTAAACATATCAATATCACTCAATAAATATTTCACATGAAAATCATGATGACAGTTTATTCAAGATCCTCTCATTATTAGATTTGttcaatattaatttaaacAGCTCGATCACTGTATGTACGTGTGTATTGAATTCCCTTTTGCATACATACGTGGATTGACATACAAGTTCATAATATCCAATTCAATGGTCCTGATGGCTTATATTGCacacacacatgtacatgtttatagatatatataaacttaataATACAATAAGGTTAGTAGGCTTAAGTTCTCAGTTAACTTTTGTACTATGAGGATAAAAGAGGACATAAATGTGTCTTGATAAGTGAtttgaattgaacatatttttcttGTACTAGTTTACAATTGGGATTGGGCATAAGTTCTGCAACCTAGATCGCCCTTGATTTCCCTCTCGATCATTACCTATACACACAACATAACCTTATATTACTTACCAGGAGGTTCTCAGGTTTGAGGTCTCGATGGACTATTGAGCGCGAGTGGAGGTAGAAAAGGGCATTACATAAATCCTTGACCATACGAGCGGAATCCACTTCCCCAAACTTCACACTCTGAGTAATGGCATCAAACAAGTCCCCACCCTACAAAAAATCAATCGTGTAACAAGTTGAACTGTGGGTAAATATTTGGTGTAAGAATTTGTAAACATTCTACTTCTGTGATGTAAAACAAAGGAAAGTAGGACAAAACAGAAACAGATAAAAGACTTAAGTCGTAAGTACCCTACAAGAAGCACTGCcagataaaaattgaaatatatgtgTTAGTGAATGGTATTGTATTGGATTTTATTTGGTCCATCTCTGTATACCTTTTTCATATCTGAAGCTTAcataaacacattaaaatttcaagaaaaatgcCAACCTTGACAAGTTCCATAACCAGGTAAATTTTGTCTGACGTTTCATACTCCTCGTACAACTTGACAATATTGTGATGGTGACAGTCCTTCATAATTTCAATCTCATTCTCCACCATATGCTCTTTGCCTCTCAGTTTCGGCTTGTCTATCACTTTCATGGCATATTCACCACTACCTGCTTTTAGCTTAGACTGTCTCACTATAGCAAAGTTTCCATCTCCAAGAGTCCTGCCTAGATCATACTTGTTTGTGATGTGTTCATCACCACTCACTTGGCGCTCCAGTTTCGATTTGCGTACAatcttggattttgattttcgcttCTTTTCTGCTTTTTCTTTGTCTTTCAGAGCTGGATCCGTCTTCTCTTTCGTTGCCTTTGGATCTCTTGGCGACTTCTCTTTTGTGACAGCATCTGCCTTCTGATCTCTTGGTGTCTTATCCTTATTGGCAGCTTCTTTACTGTCCTTATCTGGTTTTTCTTTGTCCTCCTTCTCTGCCTTTTCTTTCtccattttctctctctctgcctTTTCTTTCTCTGCTTTAACTCTTTCTGCCTTCTCTGCAGCAGCTTGTCTATCCCGAGCAGCTTGAATAGCTCTTTCTCGAGCTTCCTGTTCTTTCTTCTGCttctctttttcttcttcttccaaTTTCTTCAATCTTTCTTCCTCCTTCTTCTTGCGAGCCTCTTccttttctttctctttctgcTCCTTTATTCTCTTAAACGGATCCTCTGGCTTGTTTGGTACTAAACCTCTCTTCCGCCTTTCTTCATCCAATGCACGTCGCTCTGTTTccatcattttttgttgccgTTTCTTTGTCCTCTCCCGTTCGTCATGGACAGCCTTATCCTTCTCCTGCTCAAGTTTACCAGCCAGTTCATATTCCTTTGGATAATCATTTCTTCGTTTTCCCTTCTCCTGAGGCCTGCCCTTGTAGATGACATATTCTCCATCCTGCTCCCTATTGCTGCCATCACTACCCTCACCAAACCCACTGTCTCTCTTATCAGCATCGTGATCCGCTTGCGTCTGTTTAGCAAGGTTATGACGCTTACGTTTGTTCCTTTCCAGTTCTCGGAGAATGCTTTTGGCCATTGAGCTGTCTGGATACAATTCCTCTACAATATCAACAATGTCTGTCTCAGTAAGAGATTCCCCACCCACACCAATAAACACATCGTCATCACGGAAAAAGTCTGAAATTCCTTGAACCTCCCTCCCACGAATTGAGAACAATTTCTtcactttattgtttttatatttaggTCCAAAGGCCTCGGAAATGTCTGCCATAAGTTGCTCAAAGGACTGAACACTTCTCCTATTGAGGAGAATCTTCACATTGTTTCGGGGTTTGTGTCCATTTCTGACTATCGTCACAACTTTTGGCTTAAGTGGTATGTTATCAGCATTTGGTAGATAAGTGTTTTTATTGGCGTGGCCGAATGTCCGCGCCCATCGTCGATGTGGTTGAGTTCCGTGAAAGAATCGCCCCGGATGGAAGGCATTACTTCCATACATTCCTCTGGTCCTCCCATAGGCTCCTTGAGTTGCTCCAAAGTTTGATTCTGTCTCTCCGAATTCATGGTTATGTGGACGagctacaattaaaaaaaaaacgaaaatatAAATACAGATTTTTCTCTTTAATATTCCAGAGACAGCGGAATTCTTTTTAGCAAATTGCCAAAAGAGCtgcaaaattaattataaaattttaaattgacaCTATAAAATCTTTATCGagttttttttcctcaaattctcaaaataaattgatttaacaAACCAGAAGATTACCTCTGAAAAGTGTTAATAAAAGTttaggaagtacatgtacatatatcaaaacCTTtacagcaaataaaaaaataatgtattaaaTAGATAAGCTTGACTATAAATTGCTTAAcctgcaaatgaaaaaaagcaaatattcttgtttataaGTTTATTGCATGGTTCCCCACTAAAATGATTTAATGTTAGGTAAAAGTTAATGTTAAGAGACCACAGAAGGGGGACATTAACAAAGTTTATGTATCACCAAGATCTGTCATCTGAACAATACATAGAGCACCTACTGGCTTCCTGCTGCAAGAATTTAATTAACCCACATGAAAGGTGTGAAAACTCTTATCACAATATACACAGGGTTGAAAAACCTTGCTGAGAGGAACAACACAATCAATGCCCTTGTCATTGCAGCAAAGGTGGCATGCAAGTCAATTGACTTTATAGACGTAACGCCAGATTATCAGACTTGTAAACACGAAGACAATGCTTGCACTGACAAACCAAgagaaaaaatcatttcattcaaGATCTTGCGAGGACAATATCACCCCCATCACAAATTGAAAGTGTACCGAGACTCCATGAATAATGGAGTAAGCTTATATATTTCAGAAATTGGAATACTTGGTACAACTTCTCTTATTGTTCGGCTTTAATAACATCCTTCATTAAACAGTCAGGTTTGGCGTTTGTATATACCCGAATATCAAAACTGTTGACTCAACTCCAAGTAAACATGAACAATCGGTCTTTGGCACTAAGTGTGACCAATATTTAGAACAAATTTGACCCCATCGGCACACTATATTTATTTCCAGAAAGTTGTATTTTCATGATATAATAAACCCTAAAACTATATATCATTAGATGTACTAGTGCATGTAAGgattttaaaccaaatataATGAAACTCTAAAGgcttaagaattatttttaaattactggtataaaaattttatttcttaaaagatAAATGCAATATTACACTTCAAAATGATTGTCAAAATGcagtaaaatttaagaataattactCGCAAGAGTGTATGTAACGGTGCCACACAGAAATTCAATAGTCTCCCCCTTTTTTCCCCATTTGTGTACATATAATTTCAAGATCCAACCACTTTATACCTGAGCTAAGGGAAAATTAAATGGCAAACCGGTACATGATAAATCAATGGTAAAAAACTATAAATAATTACCATGGTGAAGAGGAGCCTGAATGGCCATCACAGACAAAGATCCAGAATCTAGATGATTCATATCGGCAAAAAAGACCACAACAAATCACATAAAAGATCCATACTGATTCACAGTATCGGTGACTTTAATTCCTACATGCTATATAGCCTTCCCATGAAGCATCACTTCCTTCCTATAGGCTTGGCTGTACCGTTGTCCTTGAATTAATATTGGAAGGAATCCGAGAATCACCAAGTCCCAACTAATCAACAACAATCATCACAATGCGCCTCGACCACTGCATAAATTTGTAACAAAACATGCCCATTTCTGTACCTAGTTCCCATTTAGACCAGCCattgtttgtttaaaagataaatgTTAGCTATTTACGCGATACAAATCTATTAAGTCGCAATATTCTATTCAACTTCATACGTACAACAAAAAATTCACAACATGTTCAATGTGTAGACTTAGTACACCAAACAAGTTTTATGTTtgctttcataaaataaaaaaaaatatagcacagtaaactttacatttaaTGATCTGCACACAGGTAGAACTGCCAatttccattttgaattttaaattctaGAAGGTACACCTGGTGACTTGTGAAATGCCCCTGTCAGTGACTTAAATATAACTTCCCTGTCCAAGAATCATGAAAGTGAGTGAAAAACTCATAAACTCAATCTAGAAtggatattttgtaaaacaaaacataactGCAGAGTCAGACTAAAAAATACTGAGGAGGACTCCACATAAATTACTTTGTTAAAACAGTCCAACCCTTTTCAATTCTACagattgcatttaaaacacttccattttcaagaagaaaaaaatatctttagaaaTAAATTAGCTACTGCTGTAACTTTGAACTGTTTTTTTGGTGGAACCATTTCTGCAGTTGGATTAAACTTGTCAATCTACTGCAGCTCTAAGATTACAGTGTCAGAGCAGTAGTAATTGGTTGCCAGGATATCATTGCTACCACAACAACTAAAAAAGCTAAAAATCGGGGGGCTTAATGGAGGTCCCTACTGGGGTCAACACAATCgactgtaaaataaaacaagaaatctaTGAAAGGATTTACTCTCGAAAAAGGAACACAGGTTCTTGTtcaatattttctcttttactttttttcacCAAGTCAACCACATAAAATTTTCCTTCCATTCGTTGTGGTTTGCTGTATTAACTTATTatggaatatttcaaaatactaAGGCTGCTGCAGGCAAAGGGCTTTGAATTTACAACCTACATGCATATGCTTGGTACTCAATGAATCATGTTCATTAGTAAGAGGACCTCTATTTTGTTAAGTCACAATGCAACATCACAGTAACAACCAGACCCAATCTAACAGAAAGCATATACCCCAACCAAATACTGGGGTCTGTTTAGTATGTCCACTCAGGATTTGCTTTGGGTCTGCTAATGGCAGACCCAGAGCTGACCCAAAGCAGACCCCAGGCTGACCCAGAGCAGACACAGAGTGGACAAAGAAAGTAGACCCCAATTCAAAAGCAGACGGtagctttttttaatttaatatatttttatacaacaaCAGATTGGTACAGTAGTAAACATTAtcaaacattaatttgtaaaccaTGAACAGTCTATATGAAAAAATGATGTAATTGTATCATCAAGTCTAATCACAActgggaaaaaaaacccaaaatatttttacaaggGACGGGCTTACatgtatggcacgccaaattcacaaaaatgagctaaacatagtttcacagtcgataaactaggtttatcagctgttaactatagtttacggatcctaaaGTATAGTTAatgattcgttaactatagtttacatccgtgaaactatatttcacgaatgtaaactatagtttacgaatgattATCATAGTTTATCTATCTGTAaaaaacgttaacaatagattttgctgataaatatagattcacatttgttaactataatttacaatcctaaactatagttaagagttgctaattatagtttcacaaatcgtgaaactacatttatcaaacaaattcacaaaaatgagttaaacatagtttcacagtcgataaactaggtttaacacctgttaactatagtttacggatcgaaAACTTGGGTTaacgacgttaatctatatttcacgtcTGTAAATTATAGTTAACGCGATATTCTATGTTTCACatgtgttaactatagttaacactgaaaacgATCATTTGCGATTGTTAAACATAgcttatctgataaatatagtttcaccaTGATTGTGAATTAACAACTTTAAACTTTAGTTCACCAATGCAAATTgtacatagtttatctgataaatatagtttcacaatcgtgaaactatatttatcaactcTAAACTATACTTTACGAATGTAAACTacagtttacagatgtgaatctaaatttatcagcaaaatctattgttaatgTGTATATTTCCAGACAGAAAAACATAGATTTGcatttgtaaactatagtttacagatgtgaaatatagattaaggtcggtaactatagtttaggattcgtaaactatagttaacagccgataaacctagtttatcgactgtgaaactatgttttgctaatttatgtgaatttggcgtgctttAGATTTGTAAACCTTAGTTTACTGATCATAAAACCCTATCagatcagataaactatgtttaacaaccACAAATGATTGCTTTcggtgttaactatagtttacagatgtgaaatatagattatcgcattaactatagtttacagatgtgaaatacaGATTAACGTcagtaactatagtttacgatccgtaaactatagttaacagtcgataaacctagtttatcatctgtgaaactgtgtttagcatttttgtgaatttggcatGCCATATACATGCTGTATAAAAAAAGATGAGTCTACTTCACACTTTAATGTTTGCATGAAGCAAAGCTACTAGGGTCAGCTTTTGGGGTCTGCTTTGGTGTTAGGTTGTGTCTAGTTGATACTGTATCATCTTAAAACAGCTTCCTCATTTTGTGGCAATTTCCATCCATTAAAACCAAACTGGTACTGAACACATTATTCATGCATTTTCTTGTCAAAATATTGCCCAAGAGAATATTGTAATGGTCTTCCCCATTATAAGGCTACATTAAATCATAGGACACATCCCCTAACCAACAAAGACATTATAAGTTCTCAATAAACTTCCCGTCGATCGAGTCTTATATGTTGTTGATGTTCCTAATTCATATTACATTCATATCATAATTACTAATATTGTCAAAGCTTGGCAGATCTGCAACATACATTGAAGCTACCCAGCTATCTTTGCACAGCTTTCTAGGTTTAGccagaaattgataaaattcatCTTCGCAAACATTAACTCATATTGAATAATTCAATATCTATTGCTACCATCTATTGACCTAATGTGGTTTATATACATCCTTTtccaagcaaaaaaaaatcaaatatgttgCATCAATTTTCTATTGCCAGGAAACTCTAATAATAATGAATGGCTGAGAGGCAACTGATTTTTGAGCAAAAAAACAGCcttaattcttttgaaatatgtaGGTCACTTTAATACAAATTGATATATTGGATAAATTCCTTATGAAACAGGTACATTTACTCGCACTACAACAAATAGATCTTAATTTTGCAAACAAAGGATTTGCAGGCTTTATGGATGTATGAATGAGATGTCATACAGGTATTGACTTCAAATATTGCAAAATCGGAGGTCCAAGGTTTTTTCCAGTTTATAAAACACCTGTCATCTGCACACCAAATCGATGTACAATGTAAAGCTGATTAGAgccaaacaaaatttgaaaattcaaaaagaaGAAGGTCCCTGTTTGAgattattaaaatttctgccATGGTCACGTCGATTTTGGGGCAGAGACCTTTCACAAAATCAAACGTGATTCAAACTTTTCTGCTTTTTACTGACAAGTGTATTGATCAACCTGTACTAGTCTGCCAAATgtgaaaattattcaaaacgTTATGATCCTTAATACATGTTTGTGGCTGAGATGTCTAGCCTTAGGGCATAGCTGTATAATGTATCCGGACAAGTGCATATCAAATCTATAGGCACACTCTTGAGATGTTCTGCTTTCTCACAGAGAATTTACCATTCAAACTGTTCTATACTCTTTTGAAATCTAGCTATCAGAAGAGTTGAGCATGACTCTTCAATTTTAGTCATgaagcaaaggtttatcacttGACAAATCTTTATTGAAATGCGAGATTGAAAATCAacaaacaatttgaaataatttttgttatattgacctgtttcttttaatttaacCAGCATGTTTTCCTCTATAGTTATTCAAGCCTTATATAGATACAAgtaaaggaaaacaaatatGACCACTTTGTATGGGATTTAATTAGTTCATGGTAAACATCAAGTTCTTTAGTGATGTGACATGGATTTTGAATCAATCTTTTTACAGGAACAAGAAATACTGATCATAATGATCAGTTCTACTTTTTAAGCATCTAAAAGTACTATTGTAGATTCCTAATCATAAACATGAGGGATATCAGGCATTTAATTCCGAGAAGCAACCATTTAAGgactcgcttttatttttctgacaattGGGAACTTTATGAAATTATGTCAAGTTTTTAGTTCACACTTTCATATTCTttcgatttgatacaaaaaggCAGACTTGCGGAATCAATAATGTaatgtaaaataagaaatatttgttaaattcttgcaaaataacacatatatctgtggtaaaattcaaattaatggcAATTGCCAGAATAAtcttatatattatcatatcatttcTGTAATAATTGATTCAATCAATTATACTGTAATTGTATTTCCATATCATCAATAACTTACGTGCAGAAGCCGATTTTCCAGCCATTTAGTAGAAAATCTTGTGTGCATCCATGACAATAAAGTACAAATAATTACACAATCAAGGCCAAAAAACTTCTtataaaatcattcattttgGACATCTACATTTCCCTTAATGAATTGATGGTAGCTAGGACCCCTTTCCTTTTCACATAAGACATTATTCCAAAATGCAAACAAATCTTATTCTGCAGCCATCCTACATTAAAGTGCATGCTTCACAGAGAGGTTCTACTATCAACTTGATATTCCCGCTTCAATCTTTAATGGTCTTGACACATGTACCTGTGAAAtcttaatattgattttaaaatttttatcactGATTGTCTCTACCCAAGATTGTTGAATTCAACTGAGACTAG
This genomic window from Magallana gigas chromosome 5, xbMagGiga1.1, whole genome shotgun sequence contains:
- the LOC105333422 gene encoding serine/threonine-protein kinase DCLK3 isoform X6, translating into MPRSQWMIFYVNTRPHNHEFGETESNFGATQGAYGRTRGMYGSNAFHPGRFFHGTQPHRRWARTFGHANKNTYLPNADNIPLKPKVVTIVRNGHKPRNNVKILLNRRSVQSFEQLMADISEAFGPKYKNNKVKKLFSIRGREVQGISDFFRDDDVFIGVGGESLTETDIVDIVEELYPDSSMAKSILRELERNKRKRHNLAKQTQADHDADKRDSGFGEGSDGSNREQDGEYVIYKGRPQEKGKRRNDYPKEYELAGKLEQEKDKAVHDERERTKKRQQKMMETERRALDEERRKRGLVPNKPEDPFKRIKEQKEKEKEEARKKKEEERLKKLEEEEKEKQKKEQEARERAIQAARDRQAAAEKAERVKAEKEKAEREKMEKEKAEKEDKEKPDKDSKEAANKDKTPRDQKADAVTKEKSPRDPKATKEKTDPALKDKEKAEKKRKSKSKIVRKSKLERQVSGDEHITNKYDLGRTLGDGNFAIVRQSKLKAGSGEYAMKVIDKPKLRGKEHMVENEIEIMKDCHHHNIVKLYEEYETSDKIYLVMELVKGGDLFDAITQSVKFGEVDSARMVKDLCNALFYLHSRSIVHRDLKPENLLVHRNKDGSISLKLADFGLAMEVKEPIFTVCGTPTYVAPEILSEIGYGLEVDMWAVGVITYILLCGFPPFRSPDRNQTELFEFIKAGEYEFLSPYWDNISPYAKDLIEHLLVVDKKKRYTAIETLSHPWILLNGDMSRPPESSKLDEMRKNTRKELELQAKQSYDSYQKLKEKRKLEQQAAS
- the LOC105333422 gene encoding serine/threonine-protein kinase DCLK3 isoform X7 encodes the protein MAGKSASAPRPHNHEFGETESNFGATQGAYGRTRGMYGSNAFHPGRFFHGTQPHRRWARTFGHANKNTYLPNADNIPLKPKVVTIVRNGHKPRNNVKILLNRRSVQSFEQLMADISEAFGPKYKNNKVKKLFSIRGREVQGISDFFRDDDVFIGVGGESLTETDIVDIVEELYPDSSMAKSILRELERNKRKRHNLAKQTQADHDADKRDSGFGEGSDGSNREQDGEYVIYKGRPQEKGKRRNDYPKEYELAGKLEQEKDKAVHDERERTKKRQQKMMETERRALDEERRKRGLVPNKPEDPFKRIKEQKEKEKEEARKKKEEERLKKLEEEEKEKQKKEQEARERAIQAARDRQAAAEKAERVKAEKEKAEREKMEKEKAEKEDKEKPDKDSKEAANKDKTPRDQKADAVTKEKSPRDPKATKEKTDPALKDKEKAEKKRKSKSKIVRKSKLERQVSGDEHITNKYDLGRTLGDGNFAIVRQSKLKAGSGEYAMKVIDKPKLRGKEHMVENEIEIMKDCHHHNIVKLYEEYETSDKIYLVMELVKGGDLFDAITQSVKFGEVDSARMVKDLCNALFYLHSRSIVHRDLKPENLLVHRNKDGSISLKLADFGLAMEVKEPIFTVCGTPTYVAPEILSEIGYGLEVDMWAVGVITYILLCGFPPFRSPDRNQTELFEFIKAGEYEFLSPYWDNISPYAKDLIEHLLVVDKKKRYTAIETLSHPWILLNGDMSRPPESSKLDEMRKNTRKELELQAKQSYDSYQKLKEKRKLEQQAAS